A segment of the Micrococcales bacterium genome:
CCAAGCTTTGCAGCGGCGATTCGCTCCACATCGGTGAAGGAGAGTTCGGTGATGAGCAGCGAAACGGTGAATCCTATACCGGTGAGGAACCCGATTGGAAGGAGATCGCGCAAACCGACCCCGTTCGACAGCCGAAGCGGCGTGATGCGGGTCATCAGCGCGGTGGTGCCCAAGACCCCCACGACCTTGCCGACTACAAGCCCCATCACGACGGCGACTAGCACCGGTTGGCTAAGAATGCCGGCTGGGCTGCTGCGGTCGACCAGCCTTACTCCCGCAGAAAAGAACGCGAAGACCGGAAGCGCGATCACTGAAGACAACGGTCGAATGGCCTTGTCGAAACGGTGGGTGCGTGGCCACGATTCGCCGTAGATCGCCCGGGCGGGCACGGTGAAACCGAGCAGCACGCCGGCGATCGTGGCATGGACACCAGAAGCATGCATTGCCCCCCACGCGACCAGAGCGACCGGCACAAATAGCCACCAGTGAGGGCTACGAAGGCGGACAAGTAGACCGAACACGACGACGGCGACCAAGGCAACGGCCAGGGCAAATAGGTCAACGTTCGAGGTGTAGAAGACAGTGATCACGATGACTGCCAAAAAGTCATCGACCACGGCAAGAGTCAGCAGAAACGCCCGCAGTGCATGAGGCAGTCCGCGTCCAAACATCGCCAGCACGGCGAGCGCGAATGCTACGTCTGTGGCAGTGGGAATGGCCCATCCGTGCAACGCGCCAGGATTACCGAGCCCCACCACTAGGGCGGTGAACACTACAGCCGGCAGAATCATGCCTCCGACGGCCGCCAACACCGGCACGGCCGCCTCCTTCGGCCGGCGCAGGCTACCTGCTACCAGTTCGTGCTTGAGTTCGACGCCAACGACGAAGAAAAACACCGCCAGCATGCCCTCGACGGCCCAGGAAGAC
Coding sequences within it:
- the nhaA gene encoding Na+/H+ antiporter NhaA, whose protein sequence is MTKLLLAAGSARDWLTRETTSGALMFAAAAAGLVWANSPWWETYEALSGAVLGPTKWGLALPLSSWAVEGMLAVFFFVVGVELKHELVAGSLRRPKEAAVPVLAAVGGMILPAVVFTALVVGLGNPGALHGWAIPTATDVAFALAVLAMFGRGLPHALRAFLLTLAVVDDFLAVIVITVFYTSNVDLFALAVALVAVVVFGLLVRLRSPHWWLFVPVALVAWGAMHASGVHATIAGVLLGFTVPARAIYGESWPRTHRFDKAIRPLSSVIALPVFAFFSAGVRLVDRSSPAGILSQPVLVAVVMGLVVGKVVGVLGTTALMTRITPLRLSNGVGLRDLLPIGFLTGIGFTVSLLITELSFTDVERIAAAKLGILIATILSATLGAATLRWDFHKARRNKAPSGA